One segment of Methylocella silvestris BL2 DNA contains the following:
- the pqqB gene encoding pyrroloquinoline quinone biosynthesis protein PqqB: protein MRILVLGSAAGGGFPQWNCNCPVCQLAWSGDKRVKARSQSSLAVSADGEHWLLLNASPDLRQQIINQPALHPRGASRQSPISAVFVTNGDIDHLAGLLTLREQQSFTVFGSGATLAQVEGASVFGVLNRDLVDLHPVELDATVDTGVGLKVTPFPVPGKIPLYLEGDNVDVGAEGESTIGLEISDGVKTFFYVPGCSDINERVFNRLAGADVLFFDGTTYTDDEMVVLGLSPKTAHRMGHVAMSGENGSVARFASGAIARKIYVHINNTNPVLIEDSKERASVVKAGWDVAYDGMEVTL from the coding sequence TTGCGCATTCTCGTTCTTGGCTCGGCAGCGGGCGGCGGCTTTCCCCAGTGGAATTGCAACTGTCCCGTGTGCCAGCTTGCCTGGAGTGGAGACAAACGCGTCAAGGCGCGTAGCCAATCGAGTCTCGCGGTGAGCGCGGATGGGGAGCATTGGTTGCTTCTCAACGCGTCTCCCGATCTGCGGCAGCAGATTATCAACCAGCCGGCGCTTCATCCCCGCGGCGCCAGCCGGCAATCGCCAATTTCGGCCGTGTTCGTCACCAATGGCGATATCGACCATCTCGCTGGGCTTTTGACCCTCCGCGAGCAGCAGAGCTTCACCGTTTTCGGCAGCGGAGCGACCCTGGCGCAAGTCGAGGGCGCGAGCGTATTTGGGGTGTTGAACAGAGACCTCGTCGATCTGCATCCCGTCGAGCTCGATGCGACAGTCGACACGGGCGTCGGCCTGAAGGTCACCCCCTTTCCCGTGCCAGGCAAGATCCCGCTTTATCTCGAGGGGGACAATGTCGACGTCGGCGCGGAAGGCGAATCGACGATCGGGCTTGAGATCAGCGACGGCGTGAAGACCTTTTTCTACGTGCCGGGCTGCTCCGACATCAATGAACGCGTCTTCAACCGGCTCGCTGGCGCGGATGTTCTGTTCTTCGACGGAACGACATACACCGATGACGAAATGGTCGTGCTCGGCCTCTCGCCGAAAACAGCGCATCGCATGGGCCATGTCGCCATGAGCGGCGAAAACGGCTCGGTGGCGCGCTTCGCCTCTGGCGCAATCGCCAGAAAAATCTATGTGCATATCAATAATACGAATCCCGTCCTGATCGAGGATTCGAAAGAACGCGCAAGCGTCGTAAAGGCCGGGTGGGACGTCGCTTACGACGGCATGGAGGTGACATTATGA
- the pqqA gene encoding pyrroloquinoline quinone precursor peptide PqqA, whose translation MAWTTPVITEVCVGMEVTSYASAEI comes from the coding sequence ATGGCTTGGACGACCCCCGTGATTACTGAAGTTTGCGTTGGCATGGAAGTGACCAGCTACGCTTCGGCCGAGATCTGA
- a CDS encoding indolepyruvate ferredoxin oxidoreductase family protein produces MANVVKGPLDRLETSEGPAHGDVALSDKYDLAKRRIFVSGPQAVVRLLLLQKERDRRAGLNTAGFISGYPGSPLGGLDHGFLRAGAALEASDIKFQPGLNEDLAATAIWGAQQAEMRGEGKFDGVFGLWYGKGPGVDRSGDVLRHVNLAGTSKYGGVVALMGDDHTAESSSTAHQSEFTFIDVMMPILSPSGIQEIVDYGLLGFALSRYAGVWVGLKCLKDTVEATASIDGSLDRISPVLPDDFAPPPGGLNIRPRDAVLDQEKRLHYFKRDAVLAWLRANRLNKIVISGGAKARIGVIAAGKSYLDVRQAMDDLGVDEVRANALGLRVLKVGCVFPLEPASLREFARGLDLIIVVEEKRALIEAQLRHELYGSADQPVVIGKQDEAGRWLFPAPGALDANDIAIAIGRRLLRANRSEDLEQRVAALERAQAMLGASETLPVRTPYFCSGCPHNRSTEVPDGMRAYAGIGCHYMAQTMDRSTEGYTHMGGEGANWIGEAPFSTRPHVIQNLGDGTYNHSGILAIRFAVAAQTNITYKILFNDAIAMTGGQRLEGGLTVDRIARQLAAENVARITVVTDEPQKYPADVEWPPGLDIFPREKLDEAQRALADVRGVSILIYDQTCAAEKRRRRKRGEYPDPPKRVIINELVCEGCGDCGVKSNCVSIQPLETEFGRKRAIDQSTCNKDFSCADGFCPAFVTVHGAQLKRPPEAQAFDASTLPRPRLPEIGARPYGVLVAGIGGSGVVTIGAILGMAAHIEGKGCGAIDMAGLAQKGGPVVTHVKIAARPDDIHAIRVAAGEADLLLGCDLVVTGSAQARAAIRKGEAGVVVNSAEIFPGDFTRDPDFDLSGESIRRAIRQAAGDKAFFVDASATAATLLGNSIGANMFMLGFAWQKGFVPLEEVSLLRAIELNGEAVAMNRQAFFWGRRAAADPASVAAAAAALNPRAAPPEPQSLETLMRRRAEFLIDYQNASYAKRYLRAVRRIAEAEQIKAPGSDELAQAVARGLFKLMAIKDEYEVGRLYSDGSFARQVAATFDGDLKFEFHLAPPVLARKNAKGELLKSSYGPWMAEVFKTLARLKILRGTPFDLFGYSRERRMERKLIVGYERALTEIAVTLTPDNHAIAVEFAELPHKVRGFGHVKLRNAKDATFEGLELMDKFRMKSGHMQLAAE; encoded by the coding sequence ATGGCGAACGTGGTGAAAGGCCCGCTCGACCGCCTCGAGACGTCCGAAGGCCCCGCCCACGGGGACGTCGCGCTGTCCGATAAATATGATCTCGCCAAGCGCCGGATTTTCGTTTCCGGCCCGCAGGCCGTGGTGCGCCTGCTGCTCCTGCAAAAGGAGCGCGACCGCCGCGCCGGCCTCAACACCGCCGGCTTCATCTCCGGCTATCCCGGCTCGCCGCTCGGCGGCCTCGACCATGGCTTCCTGCGCGCCGGCGCCGCGCTCGAAGCGAGCGACATCAAATTCCAGCCCGGCCTCAACGAGGATCTCGCCGCGACCGCGATCTGGGGCGCGCAGCAGGCCGAAATGCGCGGCGAGGGCAAGTTCGACGGCGTGTTCGGTCTCTGGTACGGCAAAGGCCCCGGGGTCGACCGCTCCGGCGACGTTTTGCGCCACGTCAATCTGGCGGGCACATCGAAATATGGCGGCGTGGTCGCCCTGATGGGCGACGATCATACCGCCGAATCCTCGTCCACCGCGCATCAGTCGGAATTCACCTTCATCGACGTGATGATGCCGATCCTCTCGCCGTCCGGCATACAGGAGATCGTGGATTACGGGCTGCTCGGCTTCGCCCTCAGCCGTTACGCCGGCGTCTGGGTCGGCCTCAAATGCCTGAAGGACACCGTCGAGGCGACCGCTTCGATCGACGGATCGCTCGACCGGATCAGCCCCGTCCTTCCGGATGATTTCGCCCCTCCCCCGGGCGGCCTCAACATCCGCCCGCGCGACGCCGTGCTCGATCAGGAAAAGCGGCTGCATTATTTCAAGCGCGACGCCGTGCTCGCCTGGCTGCGCGCCAACCGCCTCAACAAGATCGTCATTTCCGGCGGCGCCAAGGCGCGGATCGGCGTCATCGCGGCCGGCAAATCCTATCTCGACGTGCGTCAGGCGATGGACGACCTTGGCGTTGACGAGGTGCGCGCCAATGCGCTCGGATTGCGCGTTCTGAAAGTCGGCTGCGTCTTTCCGCTGGAGCCGGCTTCCTTGCGCGAATTCGCGCGCGGCCTCGACCTCATCATCGTCGTCGAAGAAAAGCGGGCGCTGATCGAGGCGCAGCTGCGGCACGAACTCTATGGCTCGGCCGACCAGCCGGTCGTGATCGGCAAGCAGGACGAGGCGGGCCGCTGGCTTTTCCCGGCGCCCGGCGCGCTCGACGCCAATGACATCGCCATCGCCATCGGCCGCCGGCTGCTGCGCGCCAATCGCAGCGAGGATCTCGAACAACGCGTCGCGGCGCTCGAACGCGCGCAGGCGATGCTCGGCGCGAGCGAGACGCTGCCGGTCCGCACGCCCTATTTCTGCTCCGGCTGCCCGCATAACCGCTCGACGGAAGTGCCGGATGGCATGCGCGCCTATGCCGGCATCGGCTGCCATTATATGGCGCAGACGATGGACCGCTCCACCGAGGGCTACACCCATATGGGCGGCGAGGGCGCGAACTGGATCGGCGAGGCCCCGTTCTCGACCAGGCCGCACGTCATCCAGAATCTCGGCGACGGGACCTATAATCATTCCGGCATTCTCGCCATCCGCTTCGCCGTCGCGGCGCAAACCAACATCACCTACAAAATCCTGTTCAACGACGCGATCGCCATGACCGGCGGCCAGCGCCTCGAAGGCGGTCTGACTGTCGACCGCATCGCCCGCCAGCTCGCGGCGGAGAATGTCGCGCGGATCACCGTCGTGACCGACGAGCCGCAAAAATATCCGGCCGATGTCGAATGGCCGCCGGGGCTCGATATTTTTCCGCGCGAAAAACTCGATGAGGCGCAGCGCGCGCTCGCCGACGTGCGCGGCGTTTCGATCCTGATCTACGACCAGACCTGCGCCGCGGAAAAGCGGCGCCGGCGCAAACGCGGCGAATATCCGGATCCGCCGAAGCGGGTCATCATCAACGAACTCGTCTGCGAAGGCTGCGGCGATTGCGGCGTCAAATCGAATTGCGTCTCGATCCAGCCGCTCGAGACCGAATTTGGCCGCAAGCGGGCGATCGACCAATCGACCTGCAACAAGGATTTTTCCTGCGCCGACGGCTTCTGCCCGGCTTTCGTAACGGTGCACGGAGCGCAGCTTAAACGCCCGCCCGAGGCGCAGGCTTTCGACGCCTCAACTCTACCGCGCCCGCGCCTGCCGGAAATCGGGGCGCGGCCCTATGGCGTGCTTGTCGCCGGCATCGGCGGCTCCGGCGTCGTGACCATCGGCGCCATTCTCGGCATGGCCGCCCATATCGAGGGCAAGGGCTGCGGCGCGATCGACATGGCCGGACTAGCGCAAAAGGGCGGCCCGGTGGTCACTCACGTCAAGATCGCGGCGCGGCCGGACGATATTCACGCGATCCGGGTCGCCGCCGGCGAGGCCGATCTGCTGCTCGGCTGCGACCTTGTCGTCACCGGCTCGGCGCAGGCGCGCGCCGCCATCCGCAAGGGCGAGGCCGGGGTCGTCGTCAATAGCGCGGAGATTTTCCCCGGCGATTTTACCCGCGATCCGGATTTCGACCTGTCGGGAGAGTCGATCCGCCGCGCAATCCGCCAGGCGGCCGGAGACAAAGCCTTTTTCGTTGACGCCAGCGCGACCGCCGCGACGCTTCTGGGAAATTCCATCGGCGCCAATATGTTCATGCTGGGATTTGCCTGGCAGAAGGGCTTCGTGCCTCTCGAGGAAGTCTCGCTGCTGCGCGCGATAGAACTGAATGGCGAAGCCGTCGCGATGAACCGGCAGGCCTTTTTCTGGGGCCGCCGCGCCGCGGCCGATCCGGCGTCGGTCGCCGCCGCCGCCGCCGCGCTCAACCCGCGCGCGGCGCCCCCGGAGCCGCAATCGCTCGAGACCTTGATGCGCCGGCGGGCCGAATTCCTGATCGACTACCAGAACGCCTCCTATGCCAAGCGCTATCTGCGCGCCGTGCGGAGGATCGCCGAGGCGGAGCAGATCAAGGCGCCCGGAAGCGACGAACTGGCGCAGGCTGTCGCGCGCGGCCTGTTCAAGCTGATGGCGATCAAGGACGAATATGAAGTCGGCCGGCTCTATTCCGACGGCAGTTTCGCGCGGCAGGTCGCGGCGACGTTCGACGGCGACCTCAAATTTGAGTTCCATCTCGCCCCGCCCGTGCTGGCGCGCAAAAACGCCAAGGGCGAATTGCTGAAATCGAGCTACGGCCCGTGGATGGCGGAGGTCTTCAAGACGCTGGCGCGGCTGAAAATCCTGCGCGGAACGCCGTTCGACCTGTTCGGCTATTCGCGGGAGCGGCGCATGGAGCGCAAGCTGATCGTCGGCTATGAACGCGCGCTTACCGAGATCGCCGTGACGCTGACCCCCGACAATCACGCAATCGCGGTCGAATTCGCCGAACTGCCGCATAAGGTCCGCGGCTTCGGCCACGTGAAGCTGCGCAACGCCAAGGACGCGACATTCGAAGGGCTGGAGCTAATGGACAAGTTCCGGATGAAGTCCGGCCACATGCAGCTGGCCGCCGAATAG
- the pqqE gene encoding pyrroloquinoline quinone biosynthesis protein PqqE, protein MNAPVKILNPVGLLAELTHRCPLACPYCSNPLELDSRAAELDTAAWIKVFTEAAELGVLHAHLSGGEPAARRDLVEIVAHCASVGLYTNLITSGIGLTQERIKALADAGLDHVQLSIQDAEAKSADHIAGYEGAFARKQSVAAWVTAAGLPLTVNAVIHRANAERAGQMVKLAVALGARRVEIAHTQYYGWGIVNRAALMPTKAQADAAIAEVEALREVYAGVIVIDHVIPDYHARHPKACMGGWAKRTLNVTPTGKVLPCHAAETIPGLEFWNVRDHSLRDVWFASPAFNAFRGTEWMKEPCRSCPRKEIDFGGCRCQAFALTGDANAADPVCHLSPDHDKVAAIAAHANEEEAATEIAYVYRGVKAPVPAE, encoded by the coding sequence ATGAACGCTCCGGTCAAGATTTTGAACCCGGTCGGCCTGCTTGCCGAATTGACCCATCGCTGCCCGCTCGCCTGCCCCTATTGCTCCAATCCGCTTGAACTCGATTCGCGCGCGGCCGAACTCGACACCGCCGCCTGGATCAAGGTGTTTACGGAAGCGGCCGAGCTTGGCGTGCTGCACGCCCATCTCTCCGGCGGCGAGCCGGCGGCGCGGCGCGACCTCGTCGAGATCGTCGCCCATTGCGCCTCGGTCGGGCTTTACACAAATCTCATCACCTCGGGCATCGGCCTGACGCAGGAGCGCATCAAGGCGCTCGCCGACGCCGGCCTCGATCACGTGCAGCTTTCGATCCAGGACGCCGAGGCGAAATCGGCCGATCATATCGCCGGCTATGAGGGCGCCTTTGCGCGCAAGCAGTCCGTCGCCGCATGGGTGACCGCCGCCGGCCTGCCCCTCACCGTCAATGCGGTGATCCACCGCGCCAACGCCGAGCGCGCGGGGCAGATGGTCAAGCTCGCAGTCGCCCTCGGGGCGCGGCGCGTCGAAATCGCGCATACCCAATATTACGGCTGGGGCATCGTCAATCGCGCCGCCTTGATGCCGACCAAGGCGCAGGCAGACGCTGCGATCGCCGAGGTCGAGGCGCTGCGCGAGGTCTATGCCGGCGTCATCGTCATCGATCATGTGATCCCCGACTATCACGCCCGCCATCCCAAGGCGTGCATGGGCGGCTGGGCGAAGCGGACGCTGAATGTCACGCCGACCGGCAAGGTTCTGCCCTGCCATGCGGCGGAGACCATTCCGGGCCTCGAATTCTGGAACGTGCGCGACCACAGCCTGCGCGACGTCTGGTTCGCCTCGCCGGCGTTCAACGCCTTCCGCGGCACGGAGTGGATGAAGGAGCCCTGCCGCTCCTGCCCGCGCAAGGAGATCGACTTCGGCGGCTGCCGCTGCCAGGCGTTCGCCTTGACGGGAGACGCAAACGCGGCCGACCCCGTCTGCCATCTCTCGCCCGATCATGACAAGGTGGCGGCCATTGCGGCGCACGCCAACGAAGAGGAAGCGGCGACCGAGATCGCTTACGTCTATCGCGGCGTCAAGGCCCCTGTTCCAGCCGAATAG
- the leuD gene encoding 3-isopropylmalate dehydratase small subunit produces the protein MDKFTSLTGVAAPLKITNVDTDMLIPKQYLKTIKRTGLGSGLFAELRYREDGSENPDFVLNKPAYRKASILVAGDNFGCGSSREHAPWALLDFGIRCVIATSFADIFYNNCFKNGILPIVVSPEELEKLMDDAERGANATLSIDLDAQEIRGPDGGRIRFEIDPFRKHCLLNGLDDIGLTLEKGVHIDAHEQKIEGRRSWL, from the coding sequence ATGGACAAATTCACCTCGCTCACCGGCGTCGCCGCGCCGCTCAAGATCACCAATGTCGACACCGACATGCTGATCCCGAAGCAATATCTGAAGACGATCAAGCGCACCGGTCTCGGCAGCGGGCTCTTCGCGGAATTGCGTTATCGCGAGGACGGCTCTGAAAATCCCGATTTCGTGCTGAACAAGCCGGCCTATCGCAAGGCGTCGATTCTCGTCGCCGGCGACAATTTCGGCTGCGGCTCCTCGCGCGAACATGCGCCCTGGGCGCTGCTCGACTTCGGCATCCGATGCGTGATCGCGACGAGTTTTGCCGATATTTTCTATAATAATTGCTTCAAGAACGGCATCCTGCCCATTGTCGTTTCGCCGGAAGAGCTGGAAAAACTGATGGACGACGCCGAGCGCGGCGCGAACGCGACCTTGTCGATCGATCTCGACGCGCAGGAAATCCGCGGCCCCGATGGCGGGCGCATCCGATTCGAGATCGACCCGTTCCGCAAGCATTGTCTTTTGAACGGCCTCGACGATATCGGACTGACGCTGGAAAAAGGCGTTCATATCGACGCGCATGAACAAAAAATTGAAGGGCGCCGGTCGTGGTTGTAG